A window of Onychostoma macrolepis isolate SWU-2019 chromosome 01, ASM1243209v1, whole genome shotgun sequence contains these coding sequences:
- the c01h4orf33 gene encoding UPF0462 protein C4orf33 homolog isoform X2, protein MEFHIKRTWDSLPAAHKPVKIRFSPGEDGLLMQVTAPFFNDPPAPAGPPGEPFPGLWDYEVVESFFLNSNTEQYLEVEVCPHGQHLILLLNGKHNAFMQQLPLSFNANIEHKTWKGEALLPWRYFPQGINKMNSYAIHGSGAGRTYEALYPVPREDLVEGQGPDFHRLEYFQDFTLQSIMGEDWVQPESDLWDLSGK, encoded by the exons ATGGAGTTCCACATCAAACGCACCTGGGACAGCTTACCTGCGGCTCATAAGCCGGTAAAGATTCGCTTCTCACCTGGCGAGGATGGTTTGTTAATGCAGGTGACTGCGCCTTTCTTTAATGACCCCCCTGCACCAGCCGGACCACCTGGAGAGCCGTTCCCTGGTCTCTGGGACTATGAGG TGGTGGAGTCATTCTTCCTGAACAGCAACACTGAGCAGTATCTGGAGGTGGAAGTCTGCCC TCATGGACAACATCTTATTCTGCTATTGAATGGAAAACATAAtgcatttatg CAACAGCTCCCTCTATCATTCAATGCCAATATAGAGCACAAGACGTGGAAGGGAGAAGCACTTCTACCTTGGAGGTATTTCCCTCAGGGCATTAATAAGATGAATTCCTATGCCATCCACGGCTCTGGAGCAGGAAGGACCTATGAGGCTCTGTATCCTGTTCCGAGAGAAGACCTAGTAGAAGGACAGGGACCAGACTT TCATCGACTTGAGTATTTTCAAGACTTCACTCTGCAAAGTATCATGGGAGAAGACTGGGTTCAGCCAGAATCTGACCTGTGGGATTTGTCAGGCAAATGA
- the c01h4orf33 gene encoding UPF0462 protein C4orf33 homolog isoform X1, whose product MVLELRNYRDEKPRGDRIGVCVGCILLTVMEFHIKRTWDSLPAAHKPVKIRFSPGEDGLLMQVTAPFFNDPPAPAGPPGEPFPGLWDYEVVESFFLNSNTEQYLEVEVCPHGQHLILLLNGKHNAFMQQLPLSFNANIEHKTWKGEALLPWRYFPQGINKMNSYAIHGSGAGRTYEALYPVPREDLVEGQGPDFHRLEYFQDFTLQSIMGEDWVQPESDLWDLSGK is encoded by the exons ATGGTTCTTGAATTGAGGAACTATCGAGATGAGAAACCTCGAGGTGATCGAATAGG TGTCTGCGTTGGTTGTATCCTCCTGACTGTCATGGAGTTCCACATCAAACGCACCTGGGACAGCTTACCTGCGGCTCATAAGCCGGTAAAGATTCGCTTCTCACCTGGCGAGGATGGTTTGTTAATGCAGGTGACTGCGCCTTTCTTTAATGACCCCCCTGCACCAGCCGGACCACCTGGAGAGCCGTTCCCTGGTCTCTGGGACTATGAGG TGGTGGAGTCATTCTTCCTGAACAGCAACACTGAGCAGTATCTGGAGGTGGAAGTCTGCCC TCATGGACAACATCTTATTCTGCTATTGAATGGAAAACATAAtgcatttatg CAACAGCTCCCTCTATCATTCAATGCCAATATAGAGCACAAGACGTGGAAGGGAGAAGCACTTCTACCTTGGAGGTATTTCCCTCAGGGCATTAATAAGATGAATTCCTATGCCATCCACGGCTCTGGAGCAGGAAGGACCTATGAGGCTCTGTATCCTGTTCCGAGAGAAGACCTAGTAGAAGGACAGGGACCAGACTT TCATCGACTTGAGTATTTTCAAGACTTCACTCTGCAAAGTATCATGGGAGAAGACTGGGTTCAGCCAGAATCTGACCTGTGGGATTTGTCAGGCAAATGA
- the sclt1 gene encoding sodium channel and clathrin linker 1 isoform X1 yields MTTEVEFLRDQVNRLNSVLGRYQDEFPPPSSVSQTGDVVMESAAPWLSDRGLMAPLIEEYDKHIQQMEMQLKFYQRQMTDVKASLEQVVKENERLHAEQRMSIEKQLQSLSTGTGGEGTADAIAISNFEEQVKCAVEEKERALQMWQTASQELDRLQTQYQSSISDGQIHAVERQHMQSQLVQVQQHSQKLQLTNQKLESTNQQFLKTVAEQSSELEELRSQLRQAKLEQRSSATKVEEMTRLLQNVQDQMQRREEDAAEAQGREEASDRRLQQLQAALKQLEARLKAATQDSESVRRKQTDWERQVGELQGRSASLEEEKFEALSRLRNSIQLAEEASLQREQAQLREKQRAEELEKMKDAMKQLIQDAAMRTRKEVESVRKQCNVQIHRMAEELSALQLECADKETQIERAHRERKAVEEELEKVYKEGRVGEPEMRKMEALHQRCLNAERLKDEMQLTLNCTKNKMKKMEMEYSEELSRCQEEVRRLQSTLTSARQESTAISEERLTLQQENQQLHRDMEALRKECALAQRRAKQQVSSMQQELCVKEQGLESRLREMEESSKNSSAGLTRLLLAQQKTISRYKDEAKNLTQAFQQKLNSLRSELNRQKQRAQELEIQMEADHQKILEYERQVSEQQEKNTRLQRRLTQAEQRAASASQQLSVISQRRKAASMMDLETLS; encoded by the exons ATGACAACAGAAGTCGAGTTTCTTCGAGATCAAG TGAATCGTTTAAACTCCGTCCTGGGTCGATATCAGGATGAATTTCCTCCTCCCTCCTCAGTGTCACAG acaGGTGATGTGGTCATGGAATCTGCAGCTCCCTGGCTCTCAGACAGAGG TCTAATGGCTCCTCTAATTGAAGAATATGACAAGCACATACAACAGATGGAGATGCAGCTCAAGTTCTATCAG AGGCAGATGACAGACGTCAAAGCAAGCCTGGAGCAGGTGGTTAAGGAAAACGAGCG GCTTCATGCAGAGCAGAGAATGTCCATTGAAAAGCAGTTGCAGTCTCTGTCCACTGGAACAGGAGGAGAAGGGACAGCGGACGCAATCGCCATTAGCAATTTCGAGGAACAGGTCAAGTGTGCCGTGGAG GAGAAAGAACGGGCTCTTCAGATGTGGCAGACAGCTTCACAGGAGTTGGATCGACTTCAGACCCAGTACCAGAGCTCCATAAGTGACGGACAAATACACGCAGTTGAACGGCAACATATGCAG AGTCAGCTGGTGCAGGTTCAGCAACACAGCCAGAAGCTccagctgaccaatcagaagctAGAATCA ACCAATCAGCAGTTCCTGAAGACGGTGGCGGAACAGAGCAGTGAGCTGGAGGAGTTACGCAGCCAACTCAG GCAAGCAAAGCTTGAGCAGAGATCTTCTGCAACTAAAGTGGAGGAGATGACCAGACTCCTGCAGAATGTCCAGGATCAGATGCAGAGGAGG GAAGAGGACGCAGCAGAAGCTCAGGGTAGAGAAGAAGCATCTGATCGGAGACTACAGCAACTACAAGCAGCACTGAAGCAGTTAGAAGCGAG acTCAAAGCTGCAACGCAGGACTCTGAGTCAGTGCGGCGGAAGCAGACGGATTGGGAGCGGCAAGTAGGAGAACTGCAGGGTCGCTCTGCCTCTCTGGAAGAGGAGAAATTTGAAGCCCTCAGTCGCCTCCGCAACTCCATCCAGCTGGCTGAGGAAGCCTCGCTTCAGAGAGAACAG GCTCAGCTGAGGGAGAAACAGAGAGCAGAAGAGCTGGAGAAGATGAAAGATGCCATGAAGCAGCTGATCCAGGATGCTGCCATGCGCACCAGGAAAGAG GTAGAGAGTGTCCGTAAGCAGTGTAACGTTCAGATTCATCGTATGGCTGAGGAGCTTTCTGCCTTGCAACTG gaatGTGCGGATAAAGAGACACAGATTGAAAGAGCCCATCGGGAGAGAAAAGCTGTGGAAGAGGAGCTGGAAAAg gTCTATAAAGAGGGCCGAGTTGGAGAGCCTGAGATGAGGAAGATGGAGGCTCTCCATCAGAGATGCTTAAATGCTGAACGACTGAAGGACGAAATGCAACTCACACTCAACTGCACTAAAAACAAGATGAAGAAAATGGAGATGGA GTATTCGGAGGAGCTGTCGCGCTGTCAGGAGGAGGTGCGGAGGCTGCAGTCCACGCTGACGAGTGCAAGACAGGAGAGTACAGCCATCAGTGAGGAGAGACTCACGCTGCAGCAAGAGAACCAGCAACTGCACAGAGACATGGAAGCACTGCGCAAAGAGTGTGCGCTCGCTCAGAGACGTGCCAAACAACAG GTGTCTTCGATGCAGCAGGAGCTGTGTGTGAAGGAGCAGGGTTTGGAGTCCAGGCTGAGAGAGATGGAGGAGAGCAGTAAAAACTCCAGCGCTGGTTTGACCAGACTGCTGCTCGCTCAACAGAAAACCATCAGCCGCTACAAAGACGAGGCCAAGAACCTCACACAGGCTTTCCAGCAGAAACTCAACAGCCTCAG GTCAGAGCTGAACAGACAGAAACAGCGTGCTCAGGAACTGGAGATCCAGATGGAAGCTGATCATCAGAAGATACTGGAG TATGAGAGGCAGGTTTCAGAGCAGCAGGAGAAGAACACGCGTCTACAGAGGCGTCTTACTCAGGCAGAGCAACGTGCGGCCAGTGCATCACAACAG CTGAGTGTGATATCACAACGGAGAAAAGCTGCATCCATGATGGATCTTGAGACTTTATCTTAG
- the sclt1 gene encoding sodium channel and clathrin linker 1 isoform X2 codes for MTTEVEFLRDQVNRLNSVLGRYQDEFPPPSSVSQTGDVVMESAAPWLSDRGLMAPLIEEYDKHIQQMEMQLKFYQRQMTDVKASLEQVVKENERLHAEQRMSIEKQLQSLSTGTGGEGTADAIAISNFEEQVKCAVEEKERALQMWQTASQELDRLQTQYQSSISDGQIHAVERQHMQTNQQFLKTVAEQSSELEELRSQLRQAKLEQRSSATKVEEMTRLLQNVQDQMQRREEDAAEAQGREEASDRRLQQLQAALKQLEARLKAATQDSESVRRKQTDWERQVGELQGRSASLEEEKFEALSRLRNSIQLAEEASLQREQAQLREKQRAEELEKMKDAMKQLIQDAAMRTRKEVESVRKQCNVQIHRMAEELSALQLECADKETQIERAHRERKAVEEELEKVYKEGRVGEPEMRKMEALHQRCLNAERLKDEMQLTLNCTKNKMKKMEMEYSEELSRCQEEVRRLQSTLTSARQESTAISEERLTLQQENQQLHRDMEALRKECALAQRRAKQQVSSMQQELCVKEQGLESRLREMEESSKNSSAGLTRLLLAQQKTISRYKDEAKNLTQAFQQKLNSLRSELNRQKQRAQELEIQMEADHQKILEYERQVSEQQEKNTRLQRRLTQAEQRAASASQQLSVISQRRKAASMMDLETLS; via the exons ATGACAACAGAAGTCGAGTTTCTTCGAGATCAAG TGAATCGTTTAAACTCCGTCCTGGGTCGATATCAGGATGAATTTCCTCCTCCCTCCTCAGTGTCACAG acaGGTGATGTGGTCATGGAATCTGCAGCTCCCTGGCTCTCAGACAGAGG TCTAATGGCTCCTCTAATTGAAGAATATGACAAGCACATACAACAGATGGAGATGCAGCTCAAGTTCTATCAG AGGCAGATGACAGACGTCAAAGCAAGCCTGGAGCAGGTGGTTAAGGAAAACGAGCG GCTTCATGCAGAGCAGAGAATGTCCATTGAAAAGCAGTTGCAGTCTCTGTCCACTGGAACAGGAGGAGAAGGGACAGCGGACGCAATCGCCATTAGCAATTTCGAGGAACAGGTCAAGTGTGCCGTGGAG GAGAAAGAACGGGCTCTTCAGATGTGGCAGACAGCTTCACAGGAGTTGGATCGACTTCAGACCCAGTACCAGAGCTCCATAAGTGACGGACAAATACACGCAGTTGAACGGCAACATATGCAG ACCAATCAGCAGTTCCTGAAGACGGTGGCGGAACAGAGCAGTGAGCTGGAGGAGTTACGCAGCCAACTCAG GCAAGCAAAGCTTGAGCAGAGATCTTCTGCAACTAAAGTGGAGGAGATGACCAGACTCCTGCAGAATGTCCAGGATCAGATGCAGAGGAGG GAAGAGGACGCAGCAGAAGCTCAGGGTAGAGAAGAAGCATCTGATCGGAGACTACAGCAACTACAAGCAGCACTGAAGCAGTTAGAAGCGAG acTCAAAGCTGCAACGCAGGACTCTGAGTCAGTGCGGCGGAAGCAGACGGATTGGGAGCGGCAAGTAGGAGAACTGCAGGGTCGCTCTGCCTCTCTGGAAGAGGAGAAATTTGAAGCCCTCAGTCGCCTCCGCAACTCCATCCAGCTGGCTGAGGAAGCCTCGCTTCAGAGAGAACAG GCTCAGCTGAGGGAGAAACAGAGAGCAGAAGAGCTGGAGAAGATGAAAGATGCCATGAAGCAGCTGATCCAGGATGCTGCCATGCGCACCAGGAAAGAG GTAGAGAGTGTCCGTAAGCAGTGTAACGTTCAGATTCATCGTATGGCTGAGGAGCTTTCTGCCTTGCAACTG gaatGTGCGGATAAAGAGACACAGATTGAAAGAGCCCATCGGGAGAGAAAAGCTGTGGAAGAGGAGCTGGAAAAg gTCTATAAAGAGGGCCGAGTTGGAGAGCCTGAGATGAGGAAGATGGAGGCTCTCCATCAGAGATGCTTAAATGCTGAACGACTGAAGGACGAAATGCAACTCACACTCAACTGCACTAAAAACAAGATGAAGAAAATGGAGATGGA GTATTCGGAGGAGCTGTCGCGCTGTCAGGAGGAGGTGCGGAGGCTGCAGTCCACGCTGACGAGTGCAAGACAGGAGAGTACAGCCATCAGTGAGGAGAGACTCACGCTGCAGCAAGAGAACCAGCAACTGCACAGAGACATGGAAGCACTGCGCAAAGAGTGTGCGCTCGCTCAGAGACGTGCCAAACAACAG GTGTCTTCGATGCAGCAGGAGCTGTGTGTGAAGGAGCAGGGTTTGGAGTCCAGGCTGAGAGAGATGGAGGAGAGCAGTAAAAACTCCAGCGCTGGTTTGACCAGACTGCTGCTCGCTCAACAGAAAACCATCAGCCGCTACAAAGACGAGGCCAAGAACCTCACACAGGCTTTCCAGCAGAAACTCAACAGCCTCAG GTCAGAGCTGAACAGACAGAAACAGCGTGCTCAGGAACTGGAGATCCAGATGGAAGCTGATCATCAGAAGATACTGGAG TATGAGAGGCAGGTTTCAGAGCAGCAGGAGAAGAACACGCGTCTACAGAGGCGTCTTACTCAGGCAGAGCAACGTGCGGCCAGTGCATCACAACAG CTGAGTGTGATATCACAACGGAGAAAAGCTGCATCCATGATGGATCTTGAGACTTTATCTTAG
- the clta gene encoding clathrin light chain A isoform X2 has protein sequence MDDFDMLSAPQGSAGNGVGADEDPAAAFLAQQESEIAGIENDEGFSILDSGEVPSSLSQDPDGGALNGDLHGESNGPSDVYAAISSVDRLQAEPESLRKWREEQRERLEQLDANSRKQEAEWKEKAKLELEEWHTRQNEQLEKTKVNNRVLDEDFYKQPFADLIGYVAAEEAMVSELDENSPGTEWERVARLCDFNPKSSKQAKDVSRMRSVLISLKQAPLVR, from the exons ATGGACGATTTTGATATGCTCAGTGCCCCTCAAGGAAGCGCAGGAAACGGCGTGGGGGCAGACGAGGACCCGGCGGCAGCGTTTCTGGCCCAGCAGGAGAGTGAAATCGCGGGCATCGAGAATGACGAGGGCTTCAGCATCCTGGACAGCGGAGAAGTGCCTTCATCCCTGAGCCAAGACCCCGACG GTGGAGCATTGAATGGAGATCTGCATGGG GAGAGTAACGGTCCTTCAGACGTGTATGCGGCCATCTCCAGTGTTGATCGGTTGCAGGCAGAGCCGGAGAGCTTGAGGAAGTGGAGAGAGGAGCAGCGTGAGAGGCTGGAGCAGCTCG ATGCTAACTCCCGTAAGCAGGAGGCAGAGTGGAAGGAGAAAGCGAAGCTGGAGCTGGAGGAGTGGCACACCAGGCAGAACGAGCAGCTGGAGAAGACCAAAGTCAACAACAG GGTGCTGGATGAGGATTTCTACAAACAACCCTTCGCTGATCTGATTGGTTATGT GGCGGCCGAGGAAGCCATGGTGTCGGAGCTGGACGAGAACAGTCCCGGCACGGAATGGGAGCGCGTGGCGCGCCTTTGTGACTTCAACCCCAAGTCCAGCAAGCAGGCCAAGGACGTCTCCCGCATGCGTTCAGTCCTCATCTCTCTTAAACAGGCCCCGCTCGTTCGCTAA
- the clta gene encoding clathrin light chain A isoform X3, whose product MDDFDMLSAPQGSAGNGVGADEDPAAAFLAQQESEIAGIENDEGFSILDSGEVPSSLSQDPDGGALNGDLHGESNGPSDVYAAISSVDRLQAEPESLRKWREEQRERLEQLDANSRKQEAEWKEKAKLELEEWHTRQNEQLEKTKVNNRAAEEAMVSELDENSPGTEWERVARLCDFNPKSSKQAKDVSRMRSVLISLKQAPLVR is encoded by the exons ATGGACGATTTTGATATGCTCAGTGCCCCTCAAGGAAGCGCAGGAAACGGCGTGGGGGCAGACGAGGACCCGGCGGCAGCGTTTCTGGCCCAGCAGGAGAGTGAAATCGCGGGCATCGAGAATGACGAGGGCTTCAGCATCCTGGACAGCGGAGAAGTGCCTTCATCCCTGAGCCAAGACCCCGACG GTGGAGCATTGAATGGAGATCTGCATGGG GAGAGTAACGGTCCTTCAGACGTGTATGCGGCCATCTCCAGTGTTGATCGGTTGCAGGCAGAGCCGGAGAGCTTGAGGAAGTGGAGAGAGGAGCAGCGTGAGAGGCTGGAGCAGCTCG ATGCTAACTCCCGTAAGCAGGAGGCAGAGTGGAAGGAGAAAGCGAAGCTGGAGCTGGAGGAGTGGCACACCAGGCAGAACGAGCAGCTGGAGAAGACCAAAGTCAACAACAG GGCGGCCGAGGAAGCCATGGTGTCGGAGCTGGACGAGAACAGTCCCGGCACGGAATGGGAGCGCGTGGCGCGCCTTTGTGACTTCAACCCCAAGTCCAGCAAGCAGGCCAAGGACGTCTCCCGCATGCGTTCAGTCCTCATCTCTCTTAAACAGGCCCCGCTCGTTCGCTAA
- the clta gene encoding clathrin light chain A isoform X1, translated as MDDFDMLSAPQGSAGNGVGADEDPAAAFLAQQESEIAGIENDEGFSILDSGEVPSSLSQDPDGGALNGDLHGESNGPSDVYAAISSVDRLQAEPESLRKWREEQRERLEQLDANSRKQEAEWKEKAKLELEEWHTRQNEQLEKTKVNNRVLDEDFYKQPFADLIGYVTHINHPCYRLDQAAEEAMVSELDENSPGTEWERVARLCDFNPKSSKQAKDVSRMRSVLISLKQAPLVR; from the exons ATGGACGATTTTGATATGCTCAGTGCCCCTCAAGGAAGCGCAGGAAACGGCGTGGGGGCAGACGAGGACCCGGCGGCAGCGTTTCTGGCCCAGCAGGAGAGTGAAATCGCGGGCATCGAGAATGACGAGGGCTTCAGCATCCTGGACAGCGGAGAAGTGCCTTCATCCCTGAGCCAAGACCCCGACG GTGGAGCATTGAATGGAGATCTGCATGGG GAGAGTAACGGTCCTTCAGACGTGTATGCGGCCATCTCCAGTGTTGATCGGTTGCAGGCAGAGCCGGAGAGCTTGAGGAAGTGGAGAGAGGAGCAGCGTGAGAGGCTGGAGCAGCTCG ATGCTAACTCCCGTAAGCAGGAGGCAGAGTGGAAGGAGAAAGCGAAGCTGGAGCTGGAGGAGTGGCACACCAGGCAGAACGAGCAGCTGGAGAAGACCAAAGTCAACAACAG GGTGCTGGATGAGGATTTCTACAAACAACCCTTCGCTGATCTGATTGGTTATGT CACTCACATTAACCATCCTTGCTACCGCCTAGACCa GGCGGCCGAGGAAGCCATGGTGTCGGAGCTGGACGAGAACAGTCCCGGCACGGAATGGGAGCGCGTGGCGCGCCTTTGTGACTTCAACCCCAAGTCCAGCAAGCAGGCCAAGGACGTCTCCCGCATGCGTTCAGTCCTCATCTCTCTTAAACAGGCCCCGCTCGTTCGCTAA
- the nansa gene encoding N-acetylneuraminic acid synthase a: MPLKFELCPGRMIGGNNPCFIIAEIGQNHQGDIEIAKKMIKMAKDCGADCAKFQKSELEFKFNKKALERPYTSKQSWGKTYGEHKRHLEFSHEQYRELQQYAKEVGIFFTASGMDEMAVEFLNELNVPFFKVGSGDTNNFPYLKKTAQKGRPMVVSSGMQSMETMRRVYQTVKEHNQNFCILQCTSAYPLEPEDVNLRVIMEYQKEFPDIPIGYSGHESGISITVGAVALGAKVVERHVTLDKTWKGSDHAASLEPEELAELVRSIRTVERALGTGVKRMLPCEVPCHDKLGKSVVAKTAIPKGTELTLDMLTVKVAEPKGIAPEDIFQLVGKKVTIDIEEDESVNEDAVDNYGKKAKA, translated from the exons ATGCCTCTTAAATTTGAGTTATGTCCCGGTCGCATGATCGGAGGAAACAACCCGTGTTTTATTATTGCAGAAATCGGACAGAATCATCAGGGAGACATTGAAATCGCCAAGAAAATGATCAAGATGGCAAAG GACTGCGGGGCAGACTGTGCGAAGTTTCAGAAGAGTGAGCTGGAGTTTAAATTCAATAAGAAAGCTCTGGAGCGGCCGTACACCTCCAAACAATCCTGGGGAAAAACATACGGAGAGCACAAGCGCCATCTAGAGTTCAGCCATGAGCAGTACAGAGAGCTGCAGCAGTACGCTAAAGAAGTGGGCATCTTCTTCACTGCGTCCGGAATGGACGAG ATGGCTGTAGAATTCCTGAACGAGCTCAATGTGCCTTTTTTCAAAGTTGGATCTGGAGACACCAACAACTTCCCCTACCTCAAAAAAACTGCCCAAAAAG gaCGTCCCATGGTAGTATCCAGCGGAATGCAGTCCATGGAAACCATGCGCCGTGTTTACCAAACTGTGAAGGAACACAACCAGAACTTCTGTATCCTGCAGTGCACAAGTGCATATCCTCTGGAACCTGAGGATGTCAACCTGCGGGTTATCATG GAATATCAAAAAGAATTTCCAGACATTCCCATTGGTTACTCAGGCCATGAAAGTGGGATCAGCATCACAGTCGGGGCAGTTGCACTGGGAGCAAAGGTTGTGGAGCGCCACGTGACCTTGGACAAGACCTGGAAAGGCAGCGATCATGCTGCATCTCTGGAGCCTGAAGAGCTGGCTGAGCTGGTGCGATCGATCCGCACTGTGGAGAGAGCTTTAGGCACTGGGGTGAAACGCATGCTGCCCTGCGAAGTGCCATGCCATGATAAG CTCGGGAAATCTGTGGTGGCCAAGACAGCCATCCCGAAAGGTACAGAACTGACCCTTGACATGCTGACTGTGAAAGTAGCAGAACCTAAGGGTATAGCCCCAGAAGACATCTTTCAGCTGGTGGGGAAGAAAGTGACCATAGACATCGAAGAGGATGAAAGCGTCAATGAGGATGCAGTCGACAACTATGGCAAAAAAGCCAAAGCTTGA